The genomic interval GTGGTCATTGTCTAATATGTCAGTGTCTTCTGTTTCTGCCTCTTGGAACACCAGAAATGGGCGTCTGTTAGGAACAATAGCTGTAGTGATGCAATCCATTTTCATAAGAATGCCCATCCATCCATTGAAATTCCTACTGACTATGAAAGTGAGAGAGAAGAGGGGGAGATATCTCCTGAAATCCATCATGGAGAAGGTAATTTCTTGAATTTTGAAGATTCTGGGATGGAAAAGATTGTTGGATTCAAAAATAGCTCAGAGCTGATCTATCAGGCTGAGGCAAAAGAACGGTCTGGACAGGACAATCTCAATGCTAACAATAACAATGGAAGTGCAGAAAGATATCGAAATAACATCTCAAAGGTTTATGAGCCAGCTGTAGATGCATCAGTTAGTGAAGATGATGGTGGCAACAATGCTGAGGAATCCTCTTATGAACATAGCGGGAAAAGGAAATGTGCCAATCAAGGTTTTAAAAGTGATAGAAACTGGGTTGTAGAAATGGCTGATGCGGACATGTACAAGGCAGAGGGAACAAGTGAGCCACTTTCAACATTTTTTACTGAAATTTCTAAACCTTTTGCTGAACATTTGCCTAAACAATTGCATGAAGGTAGAGGATCAAGGATCTTCTATGGAAATTCTTCCTTCTATTTGCTTTTTAGGCTTCACCAGGTAAGGGGCATGTTTTTCCAATTCTTCTTAGTTTTTGCTTGAGCATATATTTTCTTATCATTTTCCAATTTGTTCTTTGGCAGATTTTGTATGATAGAATACTGTCATCGAAGATAAATGCTTCATCAACTGAAACTCGATTGAGAACTCTGAAGAAAGCAAATCCTCCTACTCATTACTCCAAGTAACTGATCATGAACAATTGCTATACTATATATGTTGGTTCAAAAGCCAATTTCATGTATTTGCATTGTTTCATAACGTGAGTGCAGATTTAAGAAGGCACTTTACAGTTATCTTAATGGTTCCACAAACAAATCAGAGTTTGAAGACGATTGTTTTGCATTTGTTGGACCTCAATCGTATTTGCTGTCCACATTGGATGTTTTGTTATCTAAACTCGCGAAACAGGTCGAATATGCGAAATTCTAGGATTTGCAAATCAATTTGTTTTCTTCTCAATGGCTTGGCTTTTGCATCTTTCTTTCAGCTACAAGAAGTCTCATCCAATAAGAAGGAAAACAAGTTCCTTCAGCTTTATGCATATGAAAACTCCAGAAGACAATCCAGTGAGCTAATTTATCTCCGAAATGCTTGCGCCATTCATCACGGGGACATATTCAGATTTACATGTGTACGTTCTCATGACCATCTTTTGACTCTCAAGTTGGACATTATgatcaattttttatttaatcaacTACATTGCTCTAAGTTTTTCTTTTCAATCGATTAGTCTCATATCTCCTCAAATTACTATATTTTGTTTAATTTACACGATCATTAACATAATGTAGGAATTTATTGTATGCAAAATAGCTTCTCATTGCTTTTCTCTTTTTTGCAGTCTATGAATCCTACCAAGTTAACAATACAGTTGGTGGAACGCCCATCTAAGGAATCTGAAACAACTACACTTTCTAAAGAACCTAATTTTGAAACTTACGTTCATAATCACATTCTTAAGAGCGATCCTGAGAGAAAGGAAACGAGAAAACACTTCCTTAATAGGTAACCTTTTCGTATAACACTTTGTGAGTTTTTCTAAATTGACTAGTATTTTACGGATTTCGTTGGACTTCAGAAATATACCCAAATCCAAATCCAGTTGTAAAAATCAGATGGTCAACGGTCTTTCACTCAAGACGTTCAATTCTTCTCCCAAGGTACGTAGCTTAAATTTCCAACCAACACCTACTTTTATCACATACTTATTTGGAGCGATATATACAGATTTATTATGAGATGGGAACAGAGGACTGCCACATCAAGCGAAAGAAGAAGAAACCATCATCCTCCAGTGATTCTTCATCTTTCAATCGTGCGACAACGAGTTCTTCACGTGTAAAAACGTCTTAGGAGGTTTCTCTTAAAGCATTTGAATTAGTCCCCAGTCGTACGACAGTTCAAGTTTCTTTGTCTTTGGCTGCTTTAGCTATGACATGAGCAGGTGTCAAATACTACTACTAGTAAGAGCAAAATGTAACATAGTAGGCAGATTATCAGAAGCACAGAATTCCTTACTAATTGTAGCATTTTGATAAAATTATATAGGCATAGAATCTTATTGATTTCACCTGTAGTTCAATCGTTGTATGTATACCCTATCTTGATTACTTAGGAAATACACTCTCTCTTAAGGCATCTTCAATAGGAGATATTTGGAGGAGATATTTCTCTAAATATCTCTCCTCTCAAATATCTTTTATTGTGGGAGATATTTGAGAGGTGAGTAAAAATCACTGAACATATTTTATTTTAGGTGGCATGTAAATGGGTCCCATAAGGTGCAATGATTACTTTATtgagatattttattatataatttgagaTATTTGAGAGTAAGATATTTAATAGATGGAATCCATAAATATTTAGTTGAGGAGATATTTGATTGTGAGATCTAGGATGAGTTTGGtccaagttatcatgtataatcttagttatgtgattaccaagttaTCACATAATTAAAGTTACGgcgaataaaacataaccaaatattatttggttcaacctaagtaatgcaacaaaaacttgtttgtttgaagattttaataaataacctagtttaatattttactatattacccttagttacaaaaccaaccatatattattattattatttaaattctactttttgtttttatttttcctttttcacgttttctttatttttatgtttttttttatttttttttaaataaagttttttaaatatttttacgctttttttaaattttttttttaaattttttttaaatttttattttttatatatttttttaattttgtacgttttcttttattattttttaggtttttttattattttttattttttctattattttttctatttttcttttttatcacattttttatcttatttgaatgtattttggataaaaaaatttcgttagccccggaatcaagaaaaatcttaattttatgaGATTTTCCGATTTcgggttgcatgccccttttgttgacgtatcgggcatggaacattattcgggaatcatcgattacctaaagcAAACAGaattttcgttgataaccttagatggataaccaaagttatcaaggataactcctaaccaaacgcaccctataTTTGATTGATGATATGGACATGTGAACTACAAATATTTGTTGGACACCAAACAATCTGTAGCCGGAGATATATAGGGTATTTAGCTGAATTGAAAATTACACCgaattcaaattcaacttacaattgagatgacctgagctgataatctcaggctgccagcaggggctggttttgaGCAAATCGTCCGAGCAGCAAGTCAGGTCAGCAACTCGGGTCGGCAGACCAGCTCGGCGGGTCGGCAGACCAGCTCGGCGGGTCGGCAGCTCAGCTCGGCGGGTCGGCAGCTCGGGTCGACAGGTCAGCAGCTCAGCCGAACAGCAGGTCAGGATGGCAGCTCAGCCGAACAACAGGTCAAGTCGGCAGCTCAGTACGAACAGCAGGTCAGGTCGGCAGTGAAACGgccaccgtttcactcattattatcCGTTTTACAGCAACAAAAAGTTcaacgtggcaaaatgttggttgttctgcttgggcaaatttttgccccgaccggtccggcattcgtgtgcgcaggtcgcgctcgcgcacgagtcaacttggttcaatgcaatccgggccctggatttgcacccctctgcgcacccacgcgtgagagagagcctctccccatgcacttgttcacatcctcaaagtatgtgaatcaatataaaccaacaaaaaccacttgaaacttccaatgtgggactaaagtccccaTTCACAATGaaacttcttctcttcctcctcttctccattcacacttaatCAACAATATTTAGTATTATTACGGAGACTCTTACCAGTTACCACCACATTTATTGCATCCAAAATTGTAGAAAattgaattaataatatttcagtgattcaaattttattagaatttagtTTTAGGCATAATCGTTTTGaatcatgtggcaaaaggtgattcgctcgcccccagcactcCCACCAACCCGTCCTTAGGttaacacggaagaggtaaatcatggatggctactagccattagtgtaaaTGAC from Zingiber officinale cultivar Zhangliang chromosome 6B, Zo_v1.1, whole genome shotgun sequence carries:
- the LOC121990274 gene encoding paired amphipathic helix protein Sin3-like 2; this encodes MVPQTNQSLKTIVLHLLDLNRICCPHWMFCYLNSRNRSNMRNSRICKSICFLLNGLAFASFFQLQEVSSNKKENKFLQLYAYENSRRQSSELIYLRNACAIHHGDIFRFTCSMNPTKLTIQLVERPSKESETTTLSKEPNFETYVHNHILKSDPERKETRKHFLNRNIPKSKSSCKNQMVNGLSLKTFNSSPKIYYEMGTEDCHIKRKKKKPSSSSDSSSFNRATTSSSRVKTS